The following are from one region of the Streptomyces rubrogriseus genome:
- a CDS encoding PP2C family protein-serine/threonine phosphatase produces MVSEAGAYIGTTLNVMRTAQELADFMVPLFADYVTIDLTESVRLGEEPLARLGLSYGRIPTFRRAGRASIHTDIPESLWATGEVVYVPEASPFMQVMSSGRSLLEPSLDASRDTWLDNDPARAEKIREFGMHSLLILPIHARGVLLGVAVCVRTENPKPFDEGDQQLAEELVARAALSLDNARRYTRERLAALTLQRSLLPRQVHGGDAMEVAARYLPADTEYSVGGDWFDVIGLSDGRLALVVGDVVGHGINAAATMGQLRTAIRTLADLDLPPGDLLTRLDRTFLRLIEDEGANEQETHSTAGPKGATCVYAVYDPVGQTCTLAVAGHPPPAILHTNGNVTFPEITPGTPLGVGMMPYESSQIALPAGSLIALYSDGLVEDRQNDIDVGMERVKHALAQPADSLDDLCTLVINTLPSKAPADDVTLLLARGFRVD; encoded by the coding sequence GTGGTCAGCGAGGCCGGTGCGTATATCGGAACGACACTGAACGTCATGCGTACAGCCCAAGAACTGGCCGACTTCATGGTGCCCTTGTTCGCCGACTACGTAACTATCGATTTGACTGAATCGGTGCGTCTCGGCGAGGAGCCGCTGGCACGACTGGGACTCTCTTACGGGCGCATTCCTACATTCCGCCGTGCGGGCCGAGCTTCTATCCACACTGACATTCCAGAGTCGCTCTGGGCTACGGGAGAAGTAGTCTACGTGCCCGAGGCATCGCCGTTCATGCAAGTTATGTCCTCCGGCCGCTCCTTGCTTGAACCCTCGCTAGACGCTTCCCGGGACACCTGGCTGGACAACGATCCAGCGCGTGCCGAAAAGATCCGCGAGTTTGGCATGCACTCCCTTCTGATCCTCCCCATACATGCCCGCGGAGTCCTTTTGGGAGTGGCAGTATGTGTGCGCACGGAAAATCCGAAACCATTCGACGAAGGTGACCAACAGTTGGCTGAAGAACTGGTGGCTCGGGCAGCGCTCAGCCTGGATAACGCCCGCCGCTATACCAGGGAAAGACTTGCCGCCCTCACGCTTCAGCGCAGTCTGCTACCTCGCCAGGTGCACGGTGGCGACGCCATGGAAGTGGCCGCTCGCTACCTTCCTGCGGACACCGAATACAGCGTCGGTGGAGATTGGTTCGACGTTATTGGCCTAAGCGACGGCCGACTCGCCCTCGTAGTTGGTGATGTCGTTGGGCATGGCATCAACGCCGCGGCTACGATGGGCCAACTACGCACGGCCATTCGGACTCTTGCCGATCTTGATTTGCCTCCTGGAGACTTGCTGACCCGGCTCGATAGAACGTTCCTCCGGTTGATCGAGGACGAAGGTGCAAACGAGCAAGAAACCCACTCGACAGCTGGGCCCAAAGGCGCCACCTGTGTTTACGCAGTGTATGACCCAGTTGGCCAAACATGTACGCTGGCAGTGGCCGGGCACCCACCCCCGGCTATACTCCACACAAACGGTAACGTCACGTTTCCCGAAATTACGCCAGGTACGCCACTCGGTGTCGGAATGATGCCGTACGAGTCCTCCCAAATCGCACTGCCGGCAGGCAGCTTGATCGCCTTGTACAGCGACGGGCTCGTTGAGGACCGCCAAAACGATATTGACGTTGGCATGGAAAGGGTGAAGCATGCCTTGGCTCAACCCGCGGATTCCTTGGACGATCTCTGCACCCTAGTGATCAACACCTTGCCTTCCAAAGCTCCAGCAGACGACGTTACCCTGCTACTGGCCCGAGGGTTCAGAGTCGACTAG
- a CDS encoding alpha/beta fold hydrolase, which translates to MKRTRRTGIRCSLSLVGLLSAASLMAVGPAMASESGGGTGSHEDTKPTIVLVHGSWADASSWDEVVRSLQQRGYPVVAAANPLRSLSGDSDYLAARLKTIEGPIVLAGHSYGGAVITNAAAGNPNVKSLVYIAGFAPDKGETALQLAAKYPGSRLSDDPDAPVPTALDAVPLGGDPADVDLYLKPDKFNEVFLSDRVTAARANELAATQRPSTARSFSEPAEAAAWKTIPSWYLVATDDRTIGTENLRFMAERAGSTTVEVDAPHAVTETNPDDVTHLILQAAHDSRPGLAHTGTTEQTLLVGSAAVLAVASGTVLVVRSRRTAHK; encoded by the coding sequence ATGAAGCGTACCCGTCGCACCGGTATACGGTGCTCGTTGTCGCTGGTCGGCCTGCTGTCCGCCGCGTCCCTGATGGCCGTTGGCCCGGCCATGGCATCCGAGAGTGGTGGCGGCACTGGATCCCACGAGGACACCAAGCCCACCATCGTGCTGGTCCACGGCAGCTGGGCGGACGCCTCGAGCTGGGATGAGGTCGTCCGGAGTCTGCAGCAGCGGGGCTACCCGGTGGTCGCCGCCGCGAATCCGCTGCGCAGCCTCTCCGGCGACTCGGACTACCTCGCCGCCCGACTGAAGACGATCGAGGGGCCCATCGTCCTCGCGGGTCACTCCTACGGCGGCGCCGTGATCACCAACGCGGCAGCGGGTAACCCGAACGTCAAGTCGCTCGTCTACATCGCCGGGTTCGCCCCGGACAAGGGAGAGACCGCCCTCCAGCTGGCAGCCAAGTACCCCGGCAGCCGTCTGTCGGACGACCCCGACGCCCCGGTCCCCACGGCGCTCGACGCCGTGCCGCTCGGCGGCGATCCCGCCGACGTCGACCTGTACCTCAAGCCCGACAAGTTCAACGAGGTCTTCCTGAGTGACCGGGTCACCGCGGCCCGGGCGAACGAGCTGGCCGCCACTCAGCGGCCCAGCACTGCCCGGTCGTTCAGCGAGCCGGCCGAGGCCGCGGCCTGGAAGACGATCCCGTCCTGGTACCTGGTGGCCACGGATGACCGCACCATCGGCACAGAGAACCTGCGGTTCATGGCCGAGCGGGCCGGTTCGACCACCGTCGAGGTCGACGCCCCCCACGCGGTCACGGAAACGAACCCCGACGACGTCACCCATCTGATCCTGCAGGCCGCACACGACTCCCGGCCCGGCCTCGCCCACACGGGCACCACCGAGCAGACCTTGCTCGTCGGCTCCGCCGCGGTCCTCGCCGTCGCATCCGGCACGGTACTGGTCGTACGCTCCCGTCGTACTGCGCACAAGTAG
- a CDS encoding DUF6233 domain-containing protein has product MPVRVVLPADPLLGQPEQEVVARLWRRRQTETGWVYLVGSPSYRDLEDGGVEAAEYRVWVRAPDHVRPVDGVDYDQVPSEPLPPAPPTSTVCEVLGERRPSGWVLAKAREGRGPARGVLHAPDCEEAPEGAPLLDVQRALDVAENPGTRLCTLCGCAQELTPLLSGFDHVTDS; this is encoded by the coding sequence GTGCCGGTGCGGGTCGTGCTGCCCGCCGACCCGCTGCTCGGGCAGCCGGAACAGGAGGTCGTGGCGCGGTTGTGGAGGCGGCGGCAGACCGAGACGGGGTGGGTGTACCTCGTGGGGTCGCCGTCGTACCGGGACCTCGAGGACGGCGGCGTGGAGGCGGCGGAGTACCGGGTGTGGGTCCGGGCGCCCGACCATGTGCGGCCGGTCGACGGCGTCGACTACGACCAGGTCCCCAGCGAGCCTCTCCCGCCGGCTCCGCCGACGTCGACGGTCTGCGAGGTCCTCGGGGAGCGCCGGCCTTCGGGCTGGGTCCTGGCGAAGGCCCGCGAAGGGCGGGGCCCGGCCCGGGGCGTGCTGCACGCGCCGGACTGCGAGGAGGCACCCGAGGGAGCGCCGCTGCTCGATGTGCAGCGGGCTCTGGACGTCGCGGAGAACCCGGGGACGCGGCTGTGCACGCTGTGCGGGTGTGCTCAGGAGCTGACGCCGCTGCTGAGCGGTTTCGACCACGTCACCGACTCCTAA